In Candidatus Paceibacterota bacterium, the genomic stretch TAATCTTGTGCATCAGGCGGTTGTTGCGCAATCGGCCAATTCCAGAGAGGCCTTCGCGCACACAAAACACAAAGGCGAGGTCAGAGGCGGAGGAAAGAAGCCATGGAAACAGAAAGGATTGGGAAAGGCGAGGCACGGATCCATCAGATCTCCGATATGGAAAGGCGGAGGCATCGTTTTCGGACCCAGACCTGACAGGAATTTTACGAAAAAAATAAACAAGAAGATGAAGATGAGAGCTCTTTTTATGGTGCTTTCGGGAAAACTCAGGGACAATGAGATCGTTGTCGTTGAGAATTTCAATTTAGAAAAGGCATCGACCAAGAAAATGGAGAACATTCTGAATAAACT encodes the following:
- the rplD gene encoding 50S ribosomal protein L4, producing MPKVKVYNIEGKETGEIELPKRIFDLKVNDNLVHQAVVAQSANSREAFAHTKHKGEVRGGGKKPWKQKGLGKARHGSIRSPIWKGGGIVFGPRPDRNFTKKINKKMKMRALFMVLSGKLRDNEIVVVENFNLEKASTKKMENILNKLPLLGKVVISLDKKNENIINSAKNISYVSFVASNSLNVVDLLSNKTLLINKEAIKDIEKTYKHEFNIKK